The Pygocentrus nattereri isolate fPygNat1 chromosome 4, fPygNat1.pri, whole genome shotgun sequence genome includes a window with the following:
- the igfbp3 gene encoding insulin-like growth factor-binding protein 3, whose product MTAAQRALCLAALLAAASAASAAGRLARSAGPVVRCEPCDEGALVQCKPLPRECAERVREPGCGCCMTCAIAEGQPCGVYTGRCGTGLMCQQRPGETKPLQALLEGRGVCVSAPRNKQARGSVPARGIDSPEVPEQEHLSTSTVATVTEGIEVTQRTATDSGLDVDSQRTVPESKCSLFHTKLGMIKKEKAKNSQSYKVESVASSVHTDIHNFSLESKRETEYGPCRREMESVLKSLKISNDLNPRGFRIPNCDRKGFYKKKQCRPSKGRRRGYCWCVDKYGQPLPGYEGNEQGQVHCYSLEKK is encoded by the exons ATGACGGCGGCGCAGCGCGCGCTCTGCCTGGCGGCGCTGCTCGCGGCCGCTTCTGCCGCCTCGGCCGCCGGCCGCCTCGCGCGCTCCGCGGGACCCGTGGTGCGCTGCGAGCCGTGCGACGAAGGTGCGCTCGTGCAGTGCAAGCCGCTGCCTCGCGAGTGCGCGGAGCGCGTGCGCGAGCCCGGCTGCGGCTGCTGCATGACGTGCGCAATCGCCGAGGGCCAGCCGTGCGGCGTGTACACGGGCCGGTGCGGCACGGGGCTCATGTGCCAACAGCGACCCGGCGAGACCAAGCCGCTGCAGGCGCTGCTGGAGGGGCGCGGAGTGTGCGTGAGCGCGCCGCGCAACAAGCAGGCCCGAGGAAGCGTCCCGGCGCGCGGAATCG ATAGCCCGGAGGTGCCTGAGCAGGAACATCTCTCCACCTCCACTGTGGCAACAGTCACAGAGGGCATTGAGGTGACGCAGCGCACAGCAACAGATTCAGGGCTTGATGTGGACAGCCAGAGAACAGTGCCAGAGTCAAAATGTTCTCTGTTTCACACTAAGCTGGGCATGATCAAGAAGGAGAAGGCCAAGAACAGCCAGAGCTACAAAGTGGAGTCAGTGGCCAGCAGCGTCCACACTGATATCCACAATTTCAGCCTGGAATCCAAGAGAGAGACCGAGTAT ggCCCGTGTCGTAGGGAGATGGAGAGTGTTTTGAAGAGTCTTAAGATATCCAACGACTTAAACCCCCGAGGTTTCCGCATTCCAAACTGTGACAGAAAAGGCTTCTACAAGAAAAAACAG TGTCGTCCATCCAAAGGCCGCAGAAGAGGTTACTGTTGGTGCGTGGACAAGTATGGACAGCCTCTGCCAGGCTATGAAGGAAATGAACAAGGCCAAGTCCACTGTTACAGCCTGGAAAAAAAGTGA